From the genome of Hymenobacter sp. PAMC 26628, one region includes:
- a CDS encoding glycoside hydrolase family 30 protein — MLPKLFAGAALALGSQWARAQPQPATAWVTTTATAPWRTQPAPRATTARGPADAEIDLTHPAQTITGFGACFNELGWTSLALLPAAERAGVFRELFAPGVGANFTICRMPVGANDFSRDWYSYDETPDDFSMANFSIANDRETLIPFIKQAQRQYPALRLWASPWSPPTWMKANRHYAAAAVRPESRKAFPTLADNGLPVDRQGKEGHNLFIQDDKYFTAYALYFRKFIEAYKAEGITIGMVMPQNEFNSAQVFPSCPWTATGLARFIGYLGPQMAPSKTDIFFGTMERPTEALVDTVLRDPRSAPYVHGVGFQWAGKAAIPGIHRRYPDLALYQSEQECGDGQNDWKYCRYTWDLMKQYLGNGANAYLYWNIALKQGGLSRWGWRQNSLVAVDEAAQTYQWTHEYYLMKHLSHYVRPGARRLPARGPYANLLAFQNLDRSIVVVLQNPDAVARSVAIRVGARTFVPQLPADSFSTLVLY; from the coding sequence ATGCTGCCAAAACTATTCGCCGGCGCCGCTCTCGCACTGGGGTCCCAGTGGGCCCGGGCCCAGCCCCAACCGGCCACGGCCTGGGTCACGACCACCGCCACGGCCCCCTGGCGCACCCAGCCCGCGCCGCGCGCCACCACCGCCCGGGGCCCCGCCGACGCCGAAATTGACCTGACGCACCCGGCGCAAACCATTACCGGCTTCGGCGCCTGCTTCAATGAGCTGGGCTGGACGTCGCTGGCCCTGCTGCCGGCGGCCGAGCGCGCCGGCGTGTTCCGGGAGCTGTTTGCGCCGGGCGTGGGGGCCAACTTCACCATTTGCCGGATGCCGGTGGGAGCCAACGACTTCTCGCGCGACTGGTACTCGTACGACGAGACGCCGGACGATTTCTCGATGGCCAACTTCAGCATTGCCAACGACCGGGAAACGCTGATTCCGTTCATCAAGCAGGCCCAGCGGCAGTACCCCGCCCTGCGCCTGTGGGCCTCGCCCTGGAGCCCGCCCACCTGGATGAAGGCCAACCGCCACTACGCCGCCGCGGCCGTGCGGCCCGAGTCCCGCAAGGCCTTCCCGACCCTGGCCGACAACGGCCTGCCCGTGGACCGCCAGGGCAAGGAGGGCCACAACCTGTTCATCCAGGACGATAAGTACTTCACGGCCTATGCTTTGTACTTCCGCAAGTTCATCGAAGCGTATAAGGCCGAGGGCATCACCATCGGCATGGTGATGCCGCAGAACGAGTTCAACTCGGCGCAGGTGTTCCCGAGCTGCCCCTGGACGGCCACCGGGCTGGCCCGCTTCATCGGCTACCTGGGGCCCCAAATGGCGCCCAGCAAAACCGATATTTTTTTCGGCACCATGGAGCGGCCCACCGAAGCGCTGGTGGACACCGTGCTGCGCGACCCGCGCAGCGCGCCCTACGTGCACGGCGTGGGCTTCCAATGGGCGGGCAAGGCGGCCATCCCGGGCATCCACCGCCGCTACCCCGACCTGGCCCTGTACCAGTCGGAGCAGGAATGCGGCGACGGCCAGAACGACTGGAAGTACTGCCGCTACACCTGGGACCTGATGAAGCAGTACCTCGGCAACGGCGCTAACGCCTACTTGTACTGGAACATTGCGCTCAAGCAAGGGGGCCTCAGCCGCTGGGGCTGGCGCCAAAACTCGCTGGTGGCCGTGGACGAAGCCGCCCAAACCTATCAGTGGACGCACGAATACTACCTGATGAAGCACCTCAGCCACTACGTGCGGCCGGGGGCCCGGCGCCTGCCCGCCCGGGGCCCCTACGCCAATTTGCTGGCGTTTCAAAACCTCGACCGTAGCATCGTGGTAGTACTCCAAAACCCTGACGCTGTGGCCCGCAGCGTGGCCATCCGGGTGGGTGCGCGCACGTTTGTCCCGCAGCTGCCCGCCGATTCGTTCAGTACGCTGGTGCTCTATTAG
- a CDS encoding RagB/SusD family nutrient uptake outer membrane protein, with translation MQKFNNLLPIPQSELNVNANLTQNPGY, from the coding sequence GTGCAGAAGTTCAACAACCTACTCCCCATCCCGCAGTCCGAGCTCAACGTGAACGCCAACCTGACCCAGAACCCGGGCTACTAG